DNA sequence from the Sediminibacillus dalangtanensis genome:
TTTTTATCAACCACATCGACTAGTAATAAAGCATGAAAAAACCTATTGACCGTCTTTATGTATTAGTGTACTATTTAATTAATACAATAATACAACGAACACAGGAGGAATCTGTATGAATGCATTTGCAAGTCTTACAAAGAAGGAATTGCGGATGGGAATGCCTGTTTTTCTCGTCCCCGTGATTATTTTCATCGTAGCGGTGGGAGCAGCCGCCTATTTCGGCGGAAGATCAGGCGTAGCGGCGGAAGCAATAACCGGTGTTTCGGTTGCCGCGGTCACCATGCAAATTTTTTATCTTATTTACTATTTGAATTTCAGTTTAAAAGCAGAGAAGAAAAAACTGCACCTCTGGCTGCACAACCCACTGCCAGGTTATTCGATGCTTCTGGCAAAACTAGGCGCAGGCTTGATTTCCATGCTGGCCACTCTGCTCATTACCGGTGTCACCCTAATCATTTCTGCACAGTCAGCGGGATTCATCACCCATTTGCAGAACGATTTCAACCTGACAAACATTGGCTTTTTCAGCGGCCTGCATGTCGTTCTGATTGCCATCGACCTTTCGATTTACTTTGTGTTTTTCTATATGATCTATCTGTTGTTTAATCGCTACTTTGGTGGTTTCATCAGTTTTTGTTCCACCTTTGTCCTTTTCGGGGTTTCTACCTACCTCTGGGGAAAGTTTTCCGAAACAGCAATTCACCGAAGTTTGACTTCTTGGGGGGAAATAGAACTGAATGGCTTTGTTTTCAACCGCAATTTTGATACCAACGGCATCGAGTTTTTCACCGAATTTGATACGGTCCATGTTTTTCTCGGATCTTACTTGTTTGAAACAATCATTGTCCTCATCTTGTTTTTTGCTGCAAGCTGGATGCTCGATAGAAAAGTCGAGGTGTAAAAAATGGCCGATACCTTTCATTCATCAACGCCTATATACAGCCAACTGACCGAACGCATTAACAAACAAATTTTACGTGGCGAATTAAAGCCTGGTGACAAGCTCCCCTCAGTCCGTGAAATGGGGTTGAAGGTGAACGTAAACCCGAACACTGTACAAAGGACATATCGTGAACTGGAAGGAATGATGATCGTGGAATCCAGACGAGGACAAGGAACGTTCGTGACCGAAAATCAAAGCATCCTTCAGGACATGAGAGAGCGCCTGAAGCAGGAAGAGATATCGCAATTCGTTGCCAGCATGCATGAAATGGGTTATGAAAACGAGGAAATCGAAGCAGGATTACAAAGCTATTTGACAGAGGATAAGGAGGATACGGAATGATTGAACTGGAGAATGTCAACAAACGATTTATGAAAAAAAGTGCTTTACAGGATGTCTCCCTAGAACTGACCAAAGGGAAAATAATCGGTCTCGTCGGAGAAAACGGGAGCGGGAAATCCACAACATTGAAGTTGATTGCCGGACTCGTCCGTCCATCGAAGGGATCCGTAAAAGTGAACGGAAACCCTGTCGACCGCAGAATCGCCAGCCAGGTTTCCTATCTATCTGAGCTCGATGACTACTACAGCTTTTATAATGTAGGCCAGACGATCGATTTTTTTGCAGAACAATTTGCCGACTTCAACAAGGAAAAGGCAGAAGAAATTCGCGCTTTCATGAAATTAGACCCAGATGCCAAATTGAAACAACTTTCCAAGGGGAACCGAGGTCGTCTAAAAATTGTCCTGACACTGGCCAGGGAGGTTCCTGTCATTTTGATGGATGAACCGCTTTCCGGATTGGACCCGATGGTACGTGACTCCATCGTCAAAGGGCTCATTTCGTTTATTGACTTAGAACACCAAATCGTACTCATTACCACTCATGAAATCAAGGAAATTGAAACGATACTCGATGAAGTAATCGCCATACGGGACGGCCATATTATTGGCCATCATAATGTAGAACAACTTCGCATCGAAGAAAACCAGGGCATTGTTGAATGGATGACTTCCATCTATGACCGTGAAATCCATTAAAAATGCCAGGAGTTTCCGCCCAGTCCGGAAACTCCTTTTATTTTTTCTCCTCTTTCTGTCTAAGCCATCATCCCCCTTTTCTTCGCTTAAGTAAGCCAATATACCTAACCTTGCCAATAGAGTCAATTTTTTGACATCTTGCATTCACTTGTTAAAATTGCATTGTATAAAAATACATCGCAAAGAAGGGAAGCACGTTGAAAGAAACATGGTATTTCGTCGATTCAGGCTACTGCACGCCCTCCTTTAATATGGCATTGGACGAGGCACTCCTGAATTGGCATAGCCAAGGGATAATACCACCAATCCTCCGTTTTTATGGATGGAAACCAGCAGGAATTTCTGTAGGCTATTTTCAGAAGGTCAATGGCAAAATCGATGTGGATGGAGCCCGTCAGCATGGTATCGAGCTCGTCCGCAGACAGACCGGAGGGAGAGCGGTGCTCCACGATCAGGAACTTACATACAGCGTCCTTGTTTCAGAGGACCATGAAGCGATGCCGGCTTCGGTAAAAGAAGCCTATTTAGTGATTTCCCGCGGTTTGCTGGAAGGCTTTAAAGAACTTGGAATCGAAGCAGAATTCGCTGTGCCGGAGGAAAAGCTGCAAACGACCGATTCAGCAGTCTGCTTTGAAGAACCGTCATGGTATGAATTGATTGTCGCCGGTAAAAAGGCGGCTGGAAGCGCCCAAACCAGAAAAAAAGGCGTGATTTTGCAGCATGGCTCCATTCCCTTGAATGTGGATAAAGAGAAGCTGTTTGATTTATTCGTCTATCCGAACGAACGGGTAAAGGAACGGGCAAAAAGAACATTTGGCGATAAAGCAGTCGCCATTAACGAAGTCTCAAAGCATCCCATCCGTTTTGAAGAAGCCAAACAAGCTTTTAAAACCGGATTTGAACGCGGCCTTGAGATCCAACTCGAACCGTTCACGCTTACGGAAGAACAACTGTCCGAAGTACATGCACTGGAATCCAAGTATAAAAGCGAAGAATGGAATTTTTCCAGATGAAGGAGTGGTGTAAAAATGCCGAAGCAATATGAACACATACGGAAACCGGAATGGCTCAAAGTGAAAATCAACACGAACAAGTCTTATAACAGACTAAAGCGGTTGATGCGCGAAAAGAATCTGCATACAGTATGCGAAGAAGCGAAGTGTCCGAATATTCACGAATGTTGGAGCGAGCGGGCGACTGCCACTTTCATGATTTTAGGCGACACCTGCACACGCGGCTGCCGATTTTGTGCAGTGAAAACAGGACTACCGAATGAACTGGATTGGGGAGAGCCGGAACGCGTCGCAGAATCGGTGGAAATTATGGGGCTCAAGCATGCGGTAGTTACGGCTGTCGCAAGAGATGATTTAAACGACGGAGGCGCTGCGGTATTTGCGGAAACAGTCCGTGCTATTAGAAGAAGAGTCCCTAGCTGCACAGTCGAAGTCCTCCCTTCCGACATGAAAGGAGATTACGAAAGCCTCCATACCTTAATGGACAGCGGACCGGACATCTTCAACCATAATATCGAAACAGTCCGCCGGCTCACGAAACGTGTCCGGGCAATCGCGATGTACGACCGCTCCTTGCAGCTGCTGGAACGCGTCAAGGAAATAGCCCCTGACACACCGACAAAATCGAGCATCATGGTCGGCCTGGGAGAGACAAAAGAAGAAATCATGGAGGC
Encoded proteins:
- the lipA gene encoding lipoyl synthase; this encodes MPKQYEHIRKPEWLKVKINTNKSYNRLKRLMREKNLHTVCEEAKCPNIHECWSERATATFMILGDTCTRGCRFCAVKTGLPNELDWGEPERVAESVEIMGLKHAVVTAVARDDLNDGGAAVFAETVRAIRRRVPSCTVEVLPSDMKGDYESLHTLMDSGPDIFNHNIETVRRLTKRVRAIAMYDRSLQLLERVKEIAPDTPTKSSIMVGLGETKEEIMEAMDDLLAHKVDIMTIGQYLQPTKKHLNVERYYHPDEFEELKQIALEKGFKHCEAGPMVRSSYHADEQVNETSAQRRIKYMKGYESQGETLDHVKF
- a CDS encoding GntR family transcriptional regulator; its protein translation is MADTFHSSTPIYSQLTERINKQILRGELKPGDKLPSVREMGLKVNVNPNTVQRTYRELEGMMIVESRRGQGTFVTENQSILQDMRERLKQEEISQFVASMHEMGYENEEIEAGLQSYLTEDKEDTE
- a CDS encoding ABC transporter ATP-binding protein; translated protein: MIELENVNKRFMKKSALQDVSLELTKGKIIGLVGENGSGKSTTLKLIAGLVRPSKGSVKVNGNPVDRRIASQVSYLSELDDYYSFYNVGQTIDFFAEQFADFNKEKAEEIRAFMKLDPDAKLKQLSKGNRGRLKIVLTLAREVPVILMDEPLSGLDPMVRDSIVKGLISFIDLEHQIVLITTHEIKEIETILDEVIAIRDGHIIGHHNVEQLRIEENQGIVEWMTSIYDREIH
- a CDS encoding lipoate--protein ligase family protein, whose protein sequence is MALDEALLNWHSQGIIPPILRFYGWKPAGISVGYFQKVNGKIDVDGARQHGIELVRRQTGGRAVLHDQELTYSVLVSEDHEAMPASVKEAYLVISRGLLEGFKELGIEAEFAVPEEKLQTTDSAVCFEEPSWYELIVAGKKAAGSAQTRKKGVILQHGSIPLNVDKEKLFDLFVYPNERVKERAKRTFGDKAVAINEVSKHPIRFEEAKQAFKTGFERGLEIQLEPFTLTEEQLSEVHALESKYKSEEWNFSR